A window of the Cystobacter fuscus genome harbors these coding sequences:
- a CDS encoding patatin-like phospholipase family protein, translating to MDGSPAPLEDDASRLDRLLAHEGQYLDEARRLAQRDPSSDGASAPADPGITAPRRDLCGLALSGGGIRSATFNLGLLQCLQQMGLLEMFDYVSTVSGGGYIGGFWTAWRHYHLKEPSAGNTVALFPMSQEQGARGARFAEVRHLREFSNFLNPRLGLLSLDTGRMFVAALSAVLPSLLAAFSFLVLVLLLWLLLAWLLLLGWEGSPPWVARAVSYALMIGVTCGALFTWELLLFRQDNRVRLNRGRPGANPDEEVQEREGRRFGYYLNASVLAVGTVLFFWQWLVHAHPANAQAFHSVWWPVTEDAPPWPEMVSDDSSLLGLRR from the coding sequence ATGGATGGTTCCCCAGCTCCCCTCGAGGACGATGCCTCGCGGCTCGATCGTCTCCTGGCGCATGAAGGGCAATACCTGGACGAGGCTCGCCGCCTGGCGCAGCGGGACCCTTCCTCGGACGGAGCCTCGGCCCCCGCGGATCCCGGCATCACCGCTCCACGGCGTGACCTGTGCGGGCTCGCCTTGTCCGGAGGCGGCATCCGCAGCGCGACCTTCAACCTGGGTCTGCTTCAATGCCTGCAACAAATGGGACTGCTGGAGATGTTCGACTACGTCTCCACCGTCTCGGGCGGAGGGTACATCGGGGGCTTCTGGACGGCGTGGCGTCACTACCACCTGAAGGAGCCCTCCGCCGGGAACACGGTCGCGCTCTTCCCCATGAGCCAGGAGCAGGGCGCTCGCGGAGCACGCTTCGCGGAGGTGCGTCACCTGCGAGAGTTCAGCAACTTCCTGAACCCCCGGTTGGGGCTGCTGAGTCTCGACACGGGCCGGATGTTCGTCGCGGCCCTGAGCGCCGTCCTTCCCTCCCTCCTCGCGGCGTTCTCCTTCCTCGTCCTGGTGCTGCTGCTCTGGCTGCTGCTCGCCTGGCTGTTGCTGCTCGGCTGGGAGGGCTCGCCTCCGTGGGTGGCGCGGGCCGTCTCGTATGCCCTGATGATCGGAGTCACTTGTGGGGCGCTGTTCACCTGGGAGCTGCTCCTGTTCCGGCAGGACAACCGGGTGAGGCTCAACCGCGGCCGCCCGGGCGCGAATCCCGACGAGGAGGTCCAGGAGCGCGAGGGCCGCAGGTTCGGCTACTACCTCAACGCCTCGGTGTTGGCGGTGGGCACCGTGCTCTTCTTCTGGCAATGGCTCGTCCACGCCCACCCCGCGAACGCTCAGGCCTTCCACTCCGTGTGGTGGCCCGTCACGGAGGACGCTCCTCCCTGGCCAGAAATGGTGTCAGACGATTCGTCGCTTCTCGGGCTGCGGCGCTGA
- a CDS encoding Imm26 family immunity protein: MKSKYKPGSFLRIPLPDGSFGHARTLDPPFDAFYDYRTTTPESDLGRIASKPILFRIVVRSPYPDSWAFIGWRALEERFTQPIVQYRQEVGPFGRCTIFDTLGNVRDAEPHECIGLEPSAVWDPHGVEKRLLDAFMERPNAALERMKAELRDRMLK, from the coding sequence ATGAAATCCAAGTACAAACCAGGGTCGTTCTTGAGGATTCCGTTGCCTGATGGTTCATTCGGCCATGCGAGGACGCTCGATCCACCGTTCGATGCCTTCTACGACTACAGAACCACCACTCCAGAGTCGGATCTGGGCAGAATCGCATCAAAGCCAATCCTCTTCAGGATAGTCGTTCGCAGCCCCTACCCGGACTCATGGGCGTTCATCGGGTGGAGAGCGCTTGAAGAGCGTTTCACTCAACCTATCGTCCAATACAGGCAAGAAGTGGGACCCTTCGGCCGCTGCACGATTTTCGACACCCTCGGCAATGTGAGAGATGCGGAGCCTCACGAGTGCATAGGGCTTGAGCCCTCGGCGGTTTGGGATCCACATGGAGTCGAGAAGCGCTTGCTGGATGCGTTCATGGAGCGGCCCAACGCCGCGTTGGAGCGGATGAAAGCAGAGCTGCGAGACAGGATGCTGAAATGA